ATGTCGAGTGTGCCTTTGGAGTGCTGAAGGCTAGGTTCAACATTCTAGCAGTTCCGGGACGCTCCTACTCGAGGCGTACTCTTGGGTTGATAATGCGTGCATGTGTCattctgcacaacatgatcatcgacgatGAGCGTGATACAAATTTGGAGGACATCTATGAGACAGTTGATTCCAATGTCGGCCCTGCGATACACAACAATGCACCACCAAGCCTAGCAGCCAGGATTCAGATGGACAACGAAATGAGGGACTCACCGATGTATACACAGCTCCAGCATGATTTGATTGAGCATGTGTGGGCTAATGCCtagattatgtaattttttcaaaattttatgtaatttttttataatgtaatcggtaacaattttagttgaataaaataattttcttgcattattttgaatgttttaatctgaaaaagaaatgctgatgtcgaggagagagaaaaactgatgtggaggagagagaagtgagagctggcactatagcccgtgcactggcaccgtggggtgacaGTGGGATGAGAGTGGGATGAGAGTGAGggtaaaagctgacgtggcgaggGTATAACCTGTGATGCACTGGCACCAGCCTAAGGTAGCCATGCTCGACACACACTCCATGCCGGAAAATTTTCCGCTTTCAATCTGATATTCTTCCCTTTGTTTGCCAGGATTTCCGGAACCTAAGTGCTTGATTGCACTCATGCTCTGATTCCTCGAGCACATAGCCAACAGTATGCACATTATCCATGGTGCCGAGGTTCTGCTTTCTTCTCTGATGGGCCGATGTCGGCATCAACAGTCTCCCACGCTATGATTTACGTATGGATGGCCTTGGACACAGGAGCATCAATCTCTCATGGAGTTTCTACTACGAGTGAAGTAAAATGAAGTGTCAGGCTCTACTAATTATTTGCAGCACAGCTGATTTTATTGTCTAAGTTGCTTGACAAATGCTTAATAAAATTTGTTATAACTATAGAGCGATGTGAGAAGGTCAGAATATTTTGTTCTCTTCTGCTGTCAGATTAGCTCTATTTGGTTATATTGTGTCAAGATCATACAATAATGGTTTAATCAAGTGCATCAATGGTCCATTCGACTAATTCGAACTCAATTGTAGTGTATGTTCTTGCAGTATTACTGTATTAGCGCTATTTATTTGTAACAGATTTGAGTAGCCATAAGACAGAAATAAGGACACACAAGTAGAATGCCAGAGGAAACTTTGATTTGTTTCTATCGATCCTGTTTCCTGAATATTTTGCTGATCACATATAGTAGTATTTTTCACAGATACAATATCGCTCCATTACAAAGTGTAGACATCTTTATACAAATGAAAATTGTGTCATTTTAAACTGCACAAACTTTTGCAACAACAAAATGTTTGTGATGTTATACTTAAATCGTTTTAATTATGATTTCCATAAGGCAACTGTTCGCACTAAGGATTCACAACAAGGAAAAGTTGTCTAATAACTCATACATATCCGCT
This Lolium perenne isolate Kyuss_39 chromosome 1, Kyuss_2.0, whole genome shotgun sequence DNA region includes the following protein-coding sequences:
- the LOC127339508 gene encoding uncharacterized protein, whose translation is MLNLEAEPRRPRRHREFIRRDRLGAHDRLYDDYFADNCAYPPSFFRRRGEAPIVNFTVNGHEYKWGYYLADDIYPSWPVFMKGVTLPQSEKHRLFTAAQSAWRKDVECAFGVLKARFNILAVPGRSYSRRTLGLIMRACVILHNMIIDDERDTNLEDIYETVDSNVGPAIHNNAPPSLAARIQMDNEMRDSPMYTQLQHDLIEHVWANA